The Cydia pomonella isolate Wapato2018A chromosome 22, ilCydPomo1, whole genome shotgun sequence genomic interval GGCTTGGAGTATATCTCTCATGCGGCTTCTCTATTTAAGTTACTTCCATGAAAGTGTGATGCATATGCTATATGAATTaactaatataaaattaaatacaatttacatgttTAAACTTTATGACACAatggaattaatttatttaagaagTTAAGACAAATCTATACAGGTCCTTTAACTATGCTTGATGATGCATTCCTGTTATCCTTCATTAGGGATAATAAGGTTTGCAGAAGAATTCACCATTTGTCGCTTGCTTGAGTGGCTACAtccaaattattaatttaattgacgactggtctggcctagtgggtagtgaccctgcctatgaagctgatggtcccaggtttgAATCCAGgtaggcatttatttgtgtgatgagctcagatatttgtttctgagtcatggatgttttctatgtatgtatttatctatatatgtatgtatattgtcacctagtacccatagtagaagatttgcttagtttggggctagatcaatctgtgtaagatggtccccaaatatttattttttatataataaatatgtgtatCAGATTGGAAGAGTTTAGGTTATATTACAGTAAGAAAgtttttgtaactaacaaattTAATGTTTCATCATGTATCTCGCTTTAACTTTCCACCAGATTATACCAAGGTCAAATATATACCAATCATCATGAAAATAATATAGTTTACACTCAATACATTATGGCATTAATGTATGGTTTACATCACGATAAAAATCTAGAATTATTATCATTCTGGCCTTGGAACTGTCCATCACTCTAAATTAAATACtagaaacatttaaaacaaaactgagCCCAAGAAAAATCAATCATAATCCGATCAAGATAAGGTATAAATTTATCCATTCCCGATCACTTCCGCTACAGATGTTCgcgtattaaaaatatttctaatagaTGTATGGCTTCTTAGTTCATTTAATGCAGAATAGCATGGAAAATGACTCGCCAACCTTGCGCGCTACGGAACCAGTCATACAACCACCTACAAGGCTACAAACTGTAACTATTTCGTCAATTTGAACGTAAACATTGACTCAATATACCTAAAAAGGGGTGTCGCtcaacacaatttaaaaaaaaaagcgaaacaaCGGAGAACATCAATGCCTTAATTTACTGTGAAGTAgttgtaattaatgtttaataACAGTATTATGCTAAATACTTACGTAAGGCGCTCTAAATAATCAAATCACAATCATCACAGTTCGAACTGACTCTAAAATAATGACTAGAAAAACACATTCGCACAATTCAAAACGTAATTTCACTAGCAATTTAAATTGTGTAATGCAAACTTCGCGTGTTTGTTAAAGAGTTAATAGTTCATTTTCGtaataattgataaaatttGGATGGAAACGCGCGAGATAGACACACCATTTTGAAAGATGAGGTAAAGATCGTGAAGGATTTTTCCCGTGTGTCAGTCGGCTTGCGTCATTGCGACACTTTGACGTTTCATTGGTGTTGCTGTAACGTAAAAAAAGACCTTCACTTGTTCGGGTTGCATCATTACAAAAAGTGTCGGTatcatgtattaaaaaaaagagagaaaattatataaatttattgaaaAGAATCTTTATCTACTTTTTCCAGTCTAGCAAGGTAAgtttctatgaaaataaataaggtcAGTTGGGGCTAATGCGTCCACACAAACCAAACCCTCGCCGGTTTTCTAGAGCCGGTGTGTCCATGACAAAGAGTTAAGTAAGTATATGTTCATGAGCATGATAAGCAACTGTGCCTATTCTAATTCCTAGCTAACCTGATGCACACACGGCGGGAGCGGGTTGGAGCATGACACGCGGGCCCGCAGCGGGCGTGCGCGGGTCGGGCGTATGGGCGCAGGATGGGCGCGATTAATTTACGTTGTATTTTACTACAACTAAAATGGACTAAAATGGTAAAATACAGGGTAATTATGATAAGCCATCCATTAAATGAAACGTCTCTACATGAACCGCGTAATCATATAACAAACGGctctattcgaagaatgagatacggtaactacaagttctggtttagataagttctcatttcgatatcgtttgtatatcgtataattgacagaagcagctcgattcggacaaccTATGTGACtatgacgttagaaatatcgtaattagatcttattgggatcacagcggaatcgaaataagcgtcaattttgacatgtcgtttagttatcgatctttccaagatcttaaacgtgtcttatcttaatcattcttcgaatcgagccgaaattaaacacattttgccattaaaagaaatatttttaacgtaTCACACGAGGaagattttattacaagcttttatttactttcacctgaccgttgtctgtttgtaatcaaatcttgcaagttaaatttgacccacttcccggtttccgatgaagctgaaaatttgcatacatatgtaagtcgggtgacaatgcaatattatggtaccatcgagatgatctgatgatggagacaagaggtggacatcggaactctgtgataaaacaacgtaacctaattgtgtttggggtttttagaattgtctcgatgagcattagttacttgtggaaagaaaagtacagtcaccgataaaagcttgtaccaaaaatgaaatttttggcaaaaacttatttactttcacctgaccgttgtctgtttgtaatcaaatcttgcaagttaaatttgatccacttcccggtttccgattaagctgaaaatttgcatacatatgtaagtcattTTTGCCTTACATAGATACaagaaatttttgccaaaaactttttaatgtcaACATTCAAATACAATAGGTATATTAGTTTAGTCCATACCATATAAGTGTAGGAGCAATATCGTTATATTATAGGAAAGTAGTGCAAACTTACTCATAATATGTCTTCATTTAACACACTTTACTTCCTATAgcctataattaaatatatatcgttgtctaagtaccctcaacacaagccttattgagcttactgtgggacttagtcgatttgtgtaataaagtcctataatatttatttatttattatttatttataatttacttcTGTAAGTTTTGTGTGGTCCTCACTTGCTAAGCGCCTAAAGAAAAATTCATTTACATTGTTACTTTTTGCTATTTACATTTGGTAGGCGATTAatgatactttttttaaacaaacaatcaataatttatttgccaATAAAGGGTAACGTTTACAGAATGTAAGTACTAATTAAACAGTAGTTAGgtttgtttttacgtttacaGCTGTGTACTAACAGCATGCAAATCCATGAAggcaacttaaaaataatttcatttgaaaacttaataacaatttcaaaaatctgtaaaaaatatcaaataacatttgcaTACTAATTTACACAGACTGTTCCTCTacgtttttttagggttccgtagtcaactaggaacccttatagtttcgccatgtccgtctgtctgtctgtctgtctgtctgtccgaggctttgctccgtggtcgttagtgctagaaagctgaaatttggcatggatatataaatcaataaagccgacaaagtcgtacaataaaatctaaaaatttaattttttttagggtacctccctacacgtaaagtgggtgtgaaatttttttttcgcttcaaccgtagagtgtggggtatcgttggaaaggtctttcaaaactaataggggtttttaagaaacattttttgataaagtgaatatattcggagataatcgctccgaaagaaaaaaaaatgtgtcccccccctctaacttttgaaccataggtccaaaaaatatgaaaaaaatcgtggaagtagagcttaagaaagacattaaatgaaaactaagcggacatgatcagtttagctgtttttgagttatcgcaaaaagttttcccttcatagtaaaaagacttactttaattaggtactgattatgcaaatttgcctatttgtttaactcgggtgaaaggtaccgtttcatcccttggttaacaatttactatactttaagctccagtttagcttattgtgacggaagagtaactacggaaccctacactgagcgtggcccgacatgctcttggccggttttttctttattgaaagAGCTTTGTCACTGAGTGACGATGTCGCTATGCATGTACACTATGTACTACATAAATCTCATCGTCTACTTAAGCCTACATTTACCAACTTATAAATTAAGTTTGCAGACTCCGACAGCGGCTGggataatatataattacatccACCAATCTTAAAAAAGTTAACATCCTCAATCCCTCGGCGAACTGATTCGTTGCGAACACATTCCATTAAGATGTGATAGACTGCAGGtgcaatcgcttaccatcaggtgattcgtctgctcgtttgcctcctctatcataaaaataaccggccaagagcatgtcgggccacgctcagtgtagggttccgtagttactcttccgtcacaataagttaaactggagcttaaagtatagtaaattgttaaccaagggatgaaacggtacctttcaaccgagttaaacaaataggcaaatttgcataatcagtacctaattaaagtctttttactatgaagggaaaactttttgcgataactcaaaaacagctaaactgatcatgtccgctatagttttcatttaatgtttttcttaagctctacttccacgatttttttcatattttttggacctatggttcaaaagttagaggggggggggggacacattttttttttctttcagagcgattatcccgaatatattcactttatcaaaaaatgttttttgaaaacccctattagttttgaaagacctttccaacgataccctacactctagggttgaagcgaaaaaaaaatttcacccccactttacgtgtaggggaggtacactaaaaaaaatttaatttttagattttattgtacgactttgtcggttttgttgatttatatatccattccaaatttcagctttctagcactaacgaccacggagcaaagcctcggacagacagacagacagacagacagacggacatggcgaaactataagggttcctagttgactacggaaccctaaaaaactgaGTGCACACGCTACAGTTGCTATCTTACTTATCCCGCGTTAATCGGCtgtaatgatatttttatcGAAATTAGTCTATATAAGCAATTCAAGTGGTAGTGTAATTTACTCAGGTTAGTTCACGTCTGTCCCCTGGCCGAAGTATATTAAATAAAGGAATATGGCTGTATctatatacaataatattgtttacgGGCTGGAGGAACGCCAATTTCCAGCTCGCTTGTCGTACCCACAGTCTTTATTTGACCAGCTGAAGAAGGGAGGAAATAAAGACGCCTTAGTAAGTACATTACGAGTATTGTCTGGTGTCTTAATTTCTtttatacttaagtatatatgtttaatattaattttgaggATGTTGCGTCATTTAGTGTTTTAATGCAATCAGTATGTTATCACTAGACGCTCGTGAGATAAAgagtttgttttataataaattctttattagTCAGgcaaattttatgtattttatgtttaaataccAGCCTTATTATGTAAAGTACAAATTTaggatttaattaataaaaatacggtaaaacatatttcttcaactGTTTTTCTAACTAAGCCCAACCATATGACTTGAAAGAACTGTTGTAACTATCATTCGACGCGCGTGGTCGACACACGCCTGGTAGTTAGAGAACATCAAACGCTCAGCTCGCCTATTTAAGGCTCAATTTCCCCTGTGGGTTATGGGAATGTCAGAAGACAGTTCCATtcgttaaaaaataaacaaaagaagCCGATATCGGCAAATCGCGCCCAATGAGGGGAATTTCTTTGGATGCCTTTTTCATGCTCACACAATTCTATACTTGTATAGTTACTTACCTTTTCCGGGACTAGCTCTCCTTCAAAGATAGATATCCCTAAGCAAGATTAGTGGATGAAATTCAGGGATGCATTAACTGATACCACGGCAGGCtactttaaataaaagtgaATTAGTATTCTAAATGAAGTTACAAACGATTTATTAAGCCTTTATAAGTTTTTTCCCCATTTCTCgcctgattttgaactttattttaaagtgACACACTTATGTCTTATAAGAGTTAAATATTTCCGTTCCGCAGGGGGTCCCAGCGGAGCTAGAAATCCTGCTGCCGCAGCACCCGGGCGTGACTGAAGCCGACGTGGTCGGCGCACCGCATGAGAGCATTATAACAGCCATATCTCATGAAGATGTACGCGAAGCCTTATCACCATCACACCAGCAACATGAATCACTTTACACAGATCTACAGCCAGGCTCCGGTGACCCTCCAGTTTACACTGAGCATTGTAGTCCCGAGAAAATCAAGATGGATACCCACGCAAAATCTAGAACACTGCCAATTGCTCATtatctttattatattttccttatattattattatcaaccCCCAATGTACACTGCCGCCAGATTGGAGATTGGTCACAGTCTGCACTTGGTGTAACATATTCTCAGCCTATACAGCTATTAAGAACAGTTACAATAACCAATAGCCCTAATATGCGAAATGTTAATTTTCATTACCCTAATGGACCTGGTGGAACAAGATCAGTTACAATAACCAATTGCCCTGACATGTCCaatgttaattttatatttaatgatcAACCTGGTGCAATTATAACAATTACAATAACCAACTGCGCTAATATGTCAAACGTtgcatttattttcaatgctGGAGCTGGTTCAATAACAACAGTTACACTAACCAATTGCCCTGATATGTcaaatgtaacattttttttcaatgcTGCAGCTGGTGGAATAGTAACAGTTACAATAACCAATCGCCCTAATATGTCAGGCGAGACATTCATTTACAACTAAATTTGtcacaaatatgtaaatatcaaACTCGCAAAATACCCTTAGTATATTAAACAACGCATATGTTCGAAGCTGACTTGAATCCACCGCGACAATATGGAGCCTGCGTAAACATCAGTACGTACACTCTTATGTATGAGAGGCTGCAAAAATCATTCATACGCTTCTTTTTCCGTAAACTCCATGGGTTACCTcctgaaccacaaactcaccaaaatactactgaaaacacctagacatcaactacgtaaaatagtaataataacacacttaacaaacacctacacaatatgggtaaaacagacagccccatgtgcagagcgtgcatggaagaagaagaaacaacaaaacatattctcctagactgcaaacaggtagaagtatacaggaacaaatacctagggaatccgtgcacactaggagaggcaattagcaacctgaaaactttgctaggcttcgtggaggagctggggtggttagagtagcgctacctcgtttcacgcaaaataggaacaatggttgtcgatttgcggaaaatgcccagaagcactaactaactaactaatatgTCTCACGCGacatatatttacaattaaatttgtCACGAGCCCGCGTAAACATCAGTATGCCCTACCCGGGTGTCATGTACTGACTACATCCAACTAACATCTTCTGTAATGCACATGacttttaatgttgaataaatgaaatgaaggTATAAGAAGAGCTTGCAAAAATCATTCGTTCGCTTCCTTTTCCGTAACCTCTATGTGTTCTATCCATctctttaatattaatttgagataatgtaaaaatagttcttaatagtatgtatgtatgtatgtaaacactttattgtgcATAAGGGACAgataaagatacaataaaaggaaaaaataataatgttggcaatgtacaaaggcgaacttgtccctataagggatctcttccagtcaacctttgagcaattgagagtCAAAAGTAAAACATAAAGACAAATAAAGATAGTCATGtagttatataaaatataatattcgtATATAAGTAAAATTGACTAAGGGAAAAatttaacaaaagaaaaaaaaaactttataaaaataatacatgtatatgtatatatacaaagttttctacaaattaataaagaaaaaaaacaatatcttaCAAAATAGCttaaagtaatataaaacaGTGAACAAAATGCATCCTTTGTAAGTATTTAGTCAGTCAAGCAAtaagttctgtacccctagtgtaactttgatcggcatcataacgtgacgaacgcgtttgcgttaagtctcattttgtataggattttgagtttccaaaacgtcccgcttggcgcgctgtttcgaaatccaatacaaaatgagactaaacgcaaacgcgtacgtcacgtttggaaatcgaatttatttacactaggggtactgttacaAAGGTtatgatatataattatactttacGTTTCTAAAGGGAGTCCAAATCAGtgtcatattaataaaataggcaggtacaattgtttattagTATGAACCTAATTTATTAGaacgttgttttatcaccagTATTTAGGGGAGCGTGGGAAACAGGAGCGGGCGGGTAATGACTGCGGtgtcaatataattatgtttgaggAAAAATAACCTgtgtgctcaacagatcgaggcagtatttcacaccggcccaacgcctacagctttttaaggcgcaggtgcgcccgcaCATATATTACTgctctcatctatgggcaggggcaccccagtatcagcttctccctctggaccgcatccaacgaagagcgactcgaattgtcgactgccagtgtatttcggatcggcttgacgtcttggcgctgcgtagagatgtggcctcgctctgcattttctatcgcatgtacaacggggagtggtctgaggaattgttcggattaatccctgccgcttatTTTCGCCATCGcactacgcgacaacatttccatcctcaccacttagatggttggcagtcctcaactgtgcgtttcttcaGGAACTTtgtgcctcgcacagctaaactgtggaatgaactgtcgcctgcggtatttccggaccgatacgactttaaaaccttcaagaaaagagcgtactctcatcttaaaggccggcaacgcacgtacaacccctctggtgttgcaggtgtccatgggcggcggtaatcgcttaccatcaggtgatccgtctgctcgtttgcctgctctaccataaaaaaacctttaaacAACAATTAGTCTTAATGTGGTCCTAATCTTAAAGTAGCAGTCTACGCAATATTAGGCTTTTAAGGCATAGGTACAAAATGCTTCCAGTTCATCTAAAAATTATCACATCACACGTGGAATTTAAAACTAAGTTAAGGACTTTGCTGTTAGAaggctgtttttagggttccgtagtcaactaggaacccttatagtttcgccatgtcagtctgtctgtctgtctgtctgtctgtccgaggctttgctccgtggtcgttagtgctagaaagctgcaatttggcatggatatataaatcaataaagccgacaaagtcgtaaaataaaatctaaaaatttaatttttttagggtacctcccctacacgtaaagtgggggtgaattttttttttcgctttaaccctagagtgtggggtatcgttggaaaggtctttcaaaacttatatgggttttcaagaaacattttttgataaagtgaatatattcggagataatcgctccgaaagaaaaaaaaaatgtgtccccccccctctaacttttgaaccataggtccaaaaaatatgaaaaaaattgtggaagtagagcttaagaaagacattaaatgaaaactatagcggatatgatcagtttagctatttttgagttatcgcaaaaagttttcccttcatagtaaaaagacttactttaattaggtactgattatgcaaatttgtctatttctttaactcgggtgaaaggtaccgtttcaccccttggttaacaatttactatactttaggctccagtttagcttattgtgacggaagagtaactacggaaccctacactgagcgtggcccgacatgctcttggccggttattatagtattaatgaaatatttcaagAACATAAACCTATAATATGTTATATCcattcttttaaatttattttgcctATATTTTTGGATTgtatgtaaagcccgaccagaaatatatgatcattgtcaagagggcgctgttattttcatgtatagggtgacagtacagtttagtatgaaacatttagttccaatgaaattccgcaatatggcgcgtgatcatatatcactggtcaggctttaatt includes:
- the LOC133530310 gene encoding uncharacterized protein LOC133530310, which codes for MAVSIYNNIVYGLEERQFPARLSYPQSLFDQLKKGGNKDALGVPAELEILLPQHPGVTEADVVGAPHESIITAISHEDVREALSPSHQQHESLYTDLQPGSGDPPVYTEHCSPEKIKMDTHAKSRTLPIAHYLYYIFLILLLSTPNVHCRQIGDWSQSALGVTYSQPIQLLRTVTITNSPNMRNVNFHYPNGPGGTRSVTITNCPDMSNVNFIFNDQPGAIITITITNCANMSNVAFIFNAGAGSITTVTLTNCPDMSNVTFFFNAAAGGIVTVTITNRPNMSGETFIYN